The proteins below come from a single Aegilops tauschii subsp. strangulata cultivar AL8/78 chromosome 6, Aet v6.0, whole genome shotgun sequence genomic window:
- the LOC141026097 gene encoding uncharacterized protein, which translates to MEDRVQILHFWWEWWNERNRAGKNEKRMQPEELVHRTKLATTEYWDIVGKQKQQSPKGAATWRPPEDGTLKFNIDGAHMPRSAHSAWGIIARHHTGDVVACMAGKSEHVYDAFAAELQAAMAAVELATHLGAIRICIETDSQLLQVALVQKEPSCTVYASILEDLKVQMRLWFSKCEVLACRRDANRAAHELAKLGYDCNVNEPTVWEVDVPASVAGPVLGDMPNMVH; encoded by the coding sequence ATGGAGGACAGAGTTCAGATCCTGCATTTCTGGTGGGAGTGGTGGAATGAGCGGAATAGGGCTGGgaagaatgagaagagaatgcaGCCAGAGGAGCTCGTGCATAGAACCAAACTTGCCACTACGGAATACTGGGATATTGTGGGCAAGCAGAAACAACAAAGCCCAAAAGGGGCGGCCACATGGCGGCCACCAGAGGACGGGACCCTTAAGTTCAATATCGATGGAGCGCATATGCCGAGGAGCGCCCACTCTGCCTGGGGGATCATTGCCCGACACCATACCGGGGATGTGGTAGCTTGCATGGCTGGGAAGAGTGAGCATGTCTATGATGCCTTCGCAGCTGAACTGCAAGCAGCCATGGCGGCGGTGGAGCTAGCCACACATCTTGGAGCGATCAGGATATGCATAGAAACGGACTCACAGCTGCTGCAGGTTGCACTCGTGCAGAAGGAGCCAAGCTGCACGGTGTATGCATCGATCCTGGAAGATCTGAAGGTCCAAATGAGGCTATGGTTCTCAAAATGTGAAGTTCTTGCTTGTAGAAGAGACGCCAACCGTGCTGCGCACGAACTAGCTAAGCTTGGCTATGATTGTAATGTTAACGAACCCACTGTGTGGGAGGTTGATGTCCCGGCATCTGTGGCCGGGCCTGTTTTAGGCGATATGCCTAACATGGTTCATTAA
- the LOC109779515 gene encoding serine/threonine receptor-like kinase NFP produces the protein MLRNPTSAGRRPQPHPHPTSPPLTTTAAGAAAQHHRPPAYVTPELPPASHHHHRPKPRPFALRSAAQAMTPLTRRRLLTTLLCLCALAAPARSQNASATPAPASVEGFNCSANGTYPCQAYALYRAGFAGVPLDLAAEGDLFGVSRFMLAHANNLSTSAAPAAGQPLLVPLQCGCPSGSPNAYAPTQYQISSGDTFWIVSVTKLQNLTQYQAVERVNPTVVPTKLEVGDMVTFPIFCQCPTAAQNATALVTYVMQQGDTYASIAAAFAVDAQSLVSLNGPERGTQLFSEILVPLRRKVPQWLPPIVTRNDVSATPPSPPPTATPGPSDVADNRDGVVTGLAVGLGVVGGLWLLQLLLLGCLWRRLKSNGRRGDAVASGDGGRSGKSASGSGGVGGERFLVSDISEWLDKYRVFKVEELQRGTDGFDDAHLIQGSVYKANIGGEVFAVKKMKWDACEELKILQKVNHSNLVKLEGFCINTATGDCFLVYEYVENGSLDLCLLDRARARRLDWRTRLHIALDLAHGLQYIHEHTWPRVVHKDVKSSNVLLDARMRAKIANFGLAKTGHNAVTTHIVGTQGYIAPEYLVDGLVTTKMDVFAYGVVLLELVSGREAAGDGGGGDLLLADAEEKVFRGREDRLEARAAAWMDPVLADQNCPPGSVATVMGVARACLQRDPAKRPSMVDVAYTLSRADEYFADYSGESVSVDGSGEIAAR, from the exons ATGCTCCGGAACCCGACGAGCGCAGGCAGGCGGCCGCAACCGCACCCACACCCGACGAGTCCGCCGCTCACGACAACGGCCGCCGGAGCAGCAGCTCAACACCATCGTCCTCCCGCATATGTCACCCCCGAGCTGCCGCCCGcgagccaccaccaccaccgccccAAACCTCGTCCATTCGCCCTCCGGTCCGCAGCGCAAGCCATGACGCCCCTGACGCGGCGGCGGCTGCTGACCACGCTGCTCTGCCTGTGCGCGCTCGCCGCCCCGGCGCGGTCCCAGAACGCGAGCGCCACGCCGGCGCCGGCCAGCGTGGAGGGGTTCAACTGCTCCGCCAACGGCACCTACCCTTGCCAGGCCTACGCGCTGTACCGGGCGGGCTTCGCGGGGGTGCCGCTCGACCTCGCGGCGGAGGGCGACCTCTTCGGCGTCAGCCGCTTCATGCTCGCGCACGCCAACAACCTGTCCACCTCGGCCGCGCCGGCCGCGGGGCAGCCGCTGCTCGTGCCGCTCCAGTGCGGCTGCCCCTCCGGGTCGCCCAACGCCTACGCGCCCACGCAGTACCAGATCAGCTCCGGCGACACCTTCTGGATCGTCTCCGTCACCAAGCTGCAGAACCTCACGCAGTACCAGGCCGTGGAGCGCGTCAACCCCACGGTGGTGCCCACCAAGCTCGAGGTCGGGGACATGGTCACGTTCCCCATCTTCTGCCAGTGCCCCACCGCCGCCCAAAACGCCACCGCGCTCGTCACCTACGTCATGCAGCAGGGCGACACCTACGCCTCCATCGCCGCCGCCTTCGCCGTCGACGCGCAGTCCCTCGTCTCCCTCAACGGGCCCGAGCGGGGCACGCAGCTCTTCTCCGAGATACTAGTGCCGCTCCGTCGGAAGGTGCCGCAGTGGCTGCCGCCAATCGTGACCCGCAACGACGTGTCGGCcacgccgccgtccccgccgcctaCCGCGACGCCCGGTCCGAGCGACGTGGCCGACAACCGAGACGGGGTGGTCACCGGGCTGGCCGTCGGGTTGGGCGTGGTCGGTGGGCTGTggctgctgcagctgctgctgctgggCTGCCTGTGGAGGCGGCTCAAGTCGAACGGGCGGCGAGGGGACGCGGTCGCGAGCGGCGACGGCGGCAGGTCTGGCAAGAGCGCGTCCGGCTCCGGCGGCGTGGGAGGGGAGAGATTCCTAGTGAGTGACATATCCGAGTGGCTGGACAAGTACAGGGTGTTCAAGGTGGAGGAGCTGCAGCGCGGCACCGACGGTTTCGACGACGCGCACCTCATCCAGGGCAGCGTGTACAAGGCCAACATCGGCGGCGAGGTCTTCGCTGTGAAGAAGATGAAGTGGGATGCCTGCGAGGAGCTCAAGATCCTGCAGAAG GTGAACCACAGCAACCTGGTGAAGCTGGAGGGGTTCTGCATCAACACGGCGACGGGCGACTGCTTCCTGGTGTACGAGTACGTGGAGAACGGGTCCCTGGACCTGTGCCTGCTGGACCGCGCCCGCGCGCGGCGGCTGGACTGGCGCACGCGCCTCCACATCGCGCTGGAcctcgcccacggcctccagTACATCCACGAGCACACCTGGCCGCGCGTGGTGCACAAGGACGTCAAGAGCAGCAACGTCCTCCTGGACGCCCGCATGCGCGCCAAGATCGCCAACTTCGGCCTCGCCAAGACCGGCCACAACGCGGTCACCACCCACATCGTGGGCACGCAGGGCTACATCGCGCCCGAGTACCTCGTCGACGGCCTCGTCACCACCAAGATGGACGTGTTCGCCTACGGCGTCGTCCTGCTCGAGCTCGTGTCCGGCCGCGAGGCCGccggggacggcggcggcggcgacctgcTGCTGGCCGACGCGGAGGAGAAGGTGTTCCGCGGCCGGGAGGACAGGCTGGAGGCGCGCGCGGCCGCGTGGATGGACCCCGTGCTCGCCGACCAGAACTGCCCGCCGGGGAGCGTGGCCACCGTGATGGGCGTGGCCAGGGCGTGCCTGCAGCGGGACCCGGCCAAGCGGCCGAGCATGGTGGACGTGGCCTACACCCTGTCCAGGGCGGACGAGTACTTCGCGGACTACTCCGGCGAGAGCGTGTCCGTGGATGGCAGCGGCGAGATCGCCGCGCGGTGA